In Silene latifolia isolate original U9 population chromosome 6, ASM4854445v1, whole genome shotgun sequence, the genomic window TACCTCCGCCACATCCACCGCAATTCcaccatcatcatcttcataccactccttcaccacctccaccaccccTACAACGCGGCGACACTTCGACCCGGAATGATAAAAGAAACATAAGTCTCCGAGTTTCATTGATTTGAGATGTTTTTGAGCTTGTTTGTTTTTGACGCCGTCCCATTTTGATTTACCGCCGTTTGTTGATTGGTCTTCCCATGACCATTCTCCTGGCTCTGTTTTTAGTAACCAGTAGTGCCGTTTTTGAGTGGTTTCGGTTTCGGCTTCCATTGTTGATTTGTTCCTTGTATTTAGATTTGatttgtttgtgtttgtgtttaggtttttgatttttgagaggTGTTCATGAAACTCGTTTAAAAGAGACTGTTTATAGGCGGGGAAATGGGATGTTTTTGGCGCCAACATTTTTTTGGAGTTTTTTGGGACTTGGTATAAATGTATAATTAAGACCCGGTAAACGGGACAGTTGAATCTGGTTCTAATAAGGTCAGTACGGGTTGGGTCTTTTCCGGGTTTTGAAAATTAGGGTCAAATCATTTCGGATTCGTGTCATTTTGGGATGATTATTTTAAAGTTATTTAGGGATAATGGACGGTGTGTCGGTGTGTAACAGAAAACATTCGAGTCGTGATATATTTAATTAATCAGGTCAATCCGTAGCCTCAATTTTTTTACTTCATatctactccctctgtcccgattatttgttatcattttccatatcctttctattttaagaatgcacTTGATaaataatttgatcattcacacttaaTTTGTTCTACAGTTCctcttgtcatttagtaattgatcaTTCCTCTCCCTCCTTGGTCTTTGTgacaaaatcaaaggacaacaattaatcAAAACAGGatattattatttttactttTAATTAGAATATCCTGACAATGaataaaaaagtaaacaaatattTAAGACGATAGAGTACATGATAGCAATACTCCGTTTATCTTCAAGATAAAGAATGGAATAAAAACTTAGATTATATATGTTGATTTTACACCAAAATTGAAAGCATACCCACTTCTTAAAACATACAATTTGTCATGATATTTTGCATTATATTAATCCCGATTTTATGCCGAAATTCAAATCTAATTCAATATTTTCAATACATAGTCTAAATGTCGTTTCTACGGAGTATGTTTTAGAATCGGAGAGAGAAGAATTGCATAAAAATAATTATCGTATTATTGATAATGGTTCGTTGTggtaacaattacaacaatagaTGATTTATATAGCATTTGACAGAACCTAAATCTTGACCTAGAATCTCCTAAAGTAGATAACTCAAGATATTCGTCATATTATTACTATATTATTACGATTAAGATTATAAATCAATTGATGAACGAGACTTACATAAAGCAAAATGTCACACTAAATCATTGTAAAATCATTAACAAAAGCCACACATACCGTTTCTAAAATCTTAATATTATTAAACCGGCTTACACAAGTATTATTCGGATAATTATTTCAACAAGTCCGTAAAACCTAGAGTAATTTCCGTCAACTCCATAAAATCACTATTCTGTTTAGTCAAAGGAGATAATTCATTTCCTTCACTAAATCCATCTTCACATGTATCTGCCGCATTTATTACTGCACTTACTTCAACATTTGCCGTATTAAAATCTCTTTTTTTTAAAGCCTTTAGACCCGAATCCATATCTGCCGGAACATCCGCATAAAGTTCTTGGCACGCCTCCAAAGCATTCTTTTGAAACGGGTCAAATTTCGGGTTTTTCAAAAGATTGCCAATTAATTTTGAAATGGATTTTGCTCTGGATATAGTCAATTGGAAGGATATCTCTGCCAATTCTTCGAGGCTAGCGGTGGAGCTTCGAGGATCCGAACCAAGTGCCGCGACACAAAAGTCATACTTGACATTTGGATCGGATTTGGCTATTTTTGAACATGTTTGTGGGACTAGGTTGACCGCATTTGTTACAGTAGACgagaataaaaataaaagtgtaagGGATATAATGTAACGCatcattttgttgtggtgttgcATTATTATTTACTTTACGCTGCCTTTATAATGAGGGTAAATAGcataaatatttgaaaacaatATATTCTTTTTCACAAAAGACGATACAAAATTTATGAAAAAGATACTCGAAAATTCAATATATTATACAGAAAATTATGATGGATCTTTTTATTTGGGGAATTATATAACAATAATACTCCGTAATGGTTTTGTTAGATTCATAATATTGGAAGAATATATATAATTGTAATATTATTCAAATGGAAAAGCTGTTTATTGGAGTACAAAGAAGGGAATACTATATTTACGGAAACAAATAACTAAATATTCTAATTGCTATATAAAGAGAGAATTGTGCTCCATGATTTTATGCGTGAGATATGGAGCAACGGCTAGTTTGAGCTAGCAAACAGGTTTGAAACATTTTTTCTACAATACTATATTTGAATGATTTGGAGGACGAGAACAAGATGGGAAATTGATCCGAATTATGATTTTTTTAAAATACCGTGTTAAGAACAATTTGGATTATTAAGAAGTCAGACGAACAAGACGGTTTTTTATTAAGGCCCAATGGCCCAAAAAATATATGGGGAAGCTCGGTAAAGGGATTGAACCGGGGGGACATATTGTGATGGATCGATTTTCTATAAGTAAGACGAACCAAATTCGGGTTTAATATTTGTCGCCCTACAATTCTCTTACTTACGAAATTGTACTATTTACAATCATGTGGAGTCTATGTACAATTATACCGAGAATTACTCTATCGATCTTTTTAATGCGTGCTTTGAGAATGAGGACACACAATAAAAGTTAATTAAAAAAAGATTTACAAGATTTAATGACTTATATTTGAGTATTTGACCAATTTTCATGACCCAAATAAATGGCGGATTAAATATTTTGCTTAAGAGAATGCAAAAAAAGAAAGGTTTTCTGTTTTCTTTCGACTCTACGATGACGAAACTTGTTCCTTAAGGTTTCTTTGTTCTTTCTCCAAGGCTTCATAGCTAGGAAGTCTTTCACCCATATTATCAGCCATGCTTATTACATTGTACGTATCTTTTGTCTCGATTTTATCAAACCCGTATAGCGGAGCTCCCACGTAACAATACTTCAATTTATCACCGAAACACCTAGTCATAGGCTTGTATTGATCATTCGGGTTGACGTCTTTAAAATCCTCCGGTCGAGATAACATTTTGTACAAGCTATCACCCAAATACTCGGCCATGCTTAGGTGGTAGGGATATTCTTGCTTATAATCATCGGAAATAGCCATTGTCAAATCGAATGTTTGTTGACGACGATTGTTTATGAATTATGAGATAGATGAATGTGTAACAACGAGCTAATGATATTGTATGGACCGTCTTCATTATTTATATATAGGTGAATTTAATCTCTTAATTATAAGGGAAGTAGGATTAACTGTAGGAAACTTTAATTAATCCTAATTAGAGAATTATTGGAGAAAATTAATTCAAGCCCTAATCCAACTAAAATAAGGATTAAGGGATACTTGTAACTTTTCTTTTGAGTAGAATAAATTTTGCAATTGAATCAATAATTAAACCATCAGTCCAACTTATATTGATAAATGATAATGATACGAACCCTAAAATACCACTTCTCCATATTACTGTACTAAAAGAAATGTACTCCCTTCATCTCATAAAATTCTTTCTAGCTTGACTTGCACGCGGTCTCTAAGACATTAAATTAACTCGGTTTTTCCATTTGTAAGTATTTCTTCAAAAATTATATTtatgaaagtttttttttttttttttttttcttgtttttttttttttttttacggtaAGTACAAATATTTTTATTATAACGTGCTCCCGCCTTAAATAAGAATTcgcctttttctttcattttcaatcTTAATTTCTTATCACAATTATTATGTTAAGAGTTCAATTTAAAGAGTGAGAGGCCTAGTAATGTTTTAGAGTTCAATTTTTGATTGTTGGTCAATCGATTTTCACAAGACACACGTAATCGGTCGTCTGGATTTTGACCGTGTTAGGGTTTTATATTATGGACAACATTTTTATTTGGCCAATTTCATCCCAAAATAAATGGCGGATTTATTATTTTGCTTACAAGAATGCGAAAAATATAACTTTATAAACAAATAAAATAgaatttttattttcaaattgTAAATTTAATAATGCATGCCTACTCCGTAGTACA contains:
- the LOC141658511 gene encoding uncharacterized protein LOC141658511, coding for MLAPKTSHFPAYKQSLLNEFHEHLSKIKNLNTNTNKSNLNTRNKSTMEAETETTQKRHYWLLKTEPGEWSWEDQSTNGGKSKWDGVKNKQAQKHLKSMKLGDLCFFYHSGSKCRRVVGVVEVVKEWYEDDDGGIAVDVAEVGEMRRWVDLAEMKADERVNVGGFELFRQPRLSVVSVGKEVWERVCELGGGYVGDGRGEDGEEGGD